Proteins encoded together in one Nitrospira sp. window:
- a CDS encoding glycosyltransferase family 4 protein — MATILTCYYRPKPGGFCKRLFRAIDALLDQGHTVHYLAIIPFPIQHDHCHFHRFPWPDTWPNGLFFWAWFHLLAPLYLLVIGTRIRCTHLFAFASTYALLLKPLQAIRRLPLSVFIRADPLVNHELAGRKPWLIKLERTLEYLSLINTRCYAVSQSLASTIIRRHNFSQKINIRVFPNDLPTLAITTTRQATPTSVHLACVGILEPRKNIELVLHAVALTPASIVLDIYGTGPDLPHLSVMADRLNLANRAFFHGWIQGNQFWEHIDLLLMPSKHEGAPNAVLEALAAGIPVLASDIPEHREVLPADCLLQLDEPQFWTSKIISVIYDNQTRSIILSKQLEHAARFRFDWNEMITKIITCRNNDTQSA; from the coding sequence ATGGCGACCATCCTGACCTGCTACTATCGTCCTAAACCCGGCGGATTCTGCAAACGCCTGTTCAGAGCAATTGACGCACTGCTCGACCAAGGCCATACCGTTCATTATTTAGCTATAATCCCTTTTCCCATCCAGCATGACCATTGTCATTTTCATCGCTTCCCATGGCCAGACACCTGGCCCAATGGACTTTTCTTCTGGGCATGGTTCCATCTGCTGGCGCCTTTGTATCTGTTAGTCATCGGCACGCGCATCCGCTGTACGCATTTATTTGCGTTCGCAAGCACCTATGCCTTGCTGCTCAAACCCTTACAGGCTATCCGCCGACTACCTCTTAGTGTTTTTATCCGCGCTGATCCTCTGGTTAATCACGAATTGGCCGGACGGAAGCCTTGGCTGATAAAACTTGAACGCACCCTGGAATATCTATCCCTTATCAACACTCGTTGTTACGCCGTTTCTCAGTCACTAGCATCCACGATCATACGGCGACATAATTTTTCCCAAAAAATCAACATCAGAGTATTTCCAAACGATCTACCAACACTAGCCATAACCACGACAAGACAGGCAACACCGACCTCTGTCCATCTGGCCTGCGTCGGCATACTCGAACCAAGAAAGAATATTGAACTAGTTTTACATGCAGTGGCATTGACGCCAGCGTCGATTGTTCTGGATATTTATGGCACCGGCCCTGACCTGCCACATCTGTCCGTCATGGCAGATCGACTAAACCTTGCCAATCGTGCATTTTTTCATGGCTGGATTCAGGGCAATCAATTCTGGGAGCACATCGATCTACTGCTAATGCCTTCCAAGCACGAAGGCGCACCGAATGCGGTTCTTGAAGCACTGGCTGCTGGCATACCTGTTCTTGCCAGCGATATTCCGGAACACCGGGAGGTGTTACCGGCAGATTGCCTGCTGCAACTTGATGAACCACAATTCTGGACAAGTAAAATCATTTCTGTCATTTACGACAATCAGACTCGTTCGATCATCCTTTCCAAACAATTGGAGCATGCCGCCAGATTCAGATTCGACTGGAATGAGATGATTACAAAAATCATCACCTGCAGAAACAACGACACACAAAGTGCGTAA
- a CDS encoding class I SAM-dependent methyltransferase has protein sequence MNRHLRSLRLTEIDRALKLASPWLTEHASILEIGAGCGHQAAELHRRGFRVTAIDVTPCKPPDTSEFSVELYDGKHIPLTDHSVDIIFSSNTLEHIAEISEFLIELRKVLAEGGIAIHIVPSAAWRFWTTLAHFPYLLFSLIRTVLPDTSKPVRTASAQNHRGVRLFRALFPHHHGEHGNLITEHFSFRRQTWEALFNKTGWTILQYDHNHLFYTGYSLLEEYMPIDLRSRIAALIGGSCHIFILKP, from the coding sequence ATGAATCGACATCTGCGCTCTCTTCGACTGACTGAAATCGATCGCGCCTTGAAACTGGCCAGCCCATGGCTGACCGAGCATGCCAGTATTCTTGAAATCGGCGCCGGATGCGGCCACCAGGCTGCCGAATTGCATCGGCGAGGCTTCCGGGTGACGGCCATCGACGTGACCCCGTGCAAACCGCCGGACACCAGCGAATTTTCCGTCGAACTATATGATGGCAAGCATATACCGCTGACTGACCACAGTGTCGATATTATATTCAGCTCCAACACTTTGGAACATATTGCCGAGATATCGGAGTTTCTGATTGAACTGCGAAAAGTACTTGCTGAGGGCGGCATTGCCATCCATATCGTGCCAAGTGCAGCATGGCGATTCTGGACGACATTGGCCCACTTCCCGTATCTGCTATTTTCGCTGATCAGAACAGTACTACCCGACACTTCGAAGCCAGTACGTACGGCATCTGCCCAAAATCATCGTGGTGTGCGTCTCTTTCGCGCCCTGTTTCCGCATCACCATGGCGAACATGGCAATCTGATCACAGAGCATTTTTCATTTCGGCGACAAACCTGGGAAGCCTTGTTCAATAAAACCGGATGGACAATTTTGCAATACGATCACAACCATCTTTTTTATACGGGCTATTCCCTGCTTGAAGAATACATGCCCATTGATTTGCGCAGCCGTATTGCCGCGCTTATTGGCGGGAGTTGCCACATTTTCATTTTAAAACCATGA